A DNA window from Anas acuta chromosome 4, bAnaAcu1.1, whole genome shotgun sequence contains the following coding sequences:
- the TMEM184C gene encoding transmembrane protein 184C, with amino-acid sequence MPCTCGNWRRWIRPLVVLLYIVGLLVVVPLCVWELQKLEVGIHTKAWFIAGIFLLMTIPISLWGILQHLVHYTQPELQKPIIRILWMVPIYSLDSWIALKYPNIAIYVDTCRECYEAYVIYNFMVFLSNYLTNRYPNLVLIIEAKDQQRHLPPLCCCPSWAMGEVLLFRCKLGVLQYTVVRPFTTIIALICELVDVYDEGNFSFNNAWTYLVILNNMSQLFAMYCLVLFYKVLREELNPIQPVGKFLCVKMVVFVSFWQAVLIALLVKVGVISEKRTWEWQSVEAVATGLQDFIICVEMFLAAIAHHYSFSYKPYVQEAEEGSCFDSFLAMWDISDIRADISEQVRNVGRTVLGQPRKIFFAEDHEQNEHTSLLSSSTQDPISDASSMPSSPMGHYQGFGHTVTPLTTPTTVPAVDGIYNSPALRDTKGSPELERNFLEKASDRS; translated from the exons ATGCCGTGCACCTGCGGCAACTGGCGGCGCTGGATCCGGccgctggtggtgctgctgtaCATcgtggggctgctggtggtggtgccgCTCTGCGTCTGggagctgcagaagctggag GTTGGCATCCACACCAAGGCATGGTTCATCGCCGGGATATTCCTCCTCATGACCATCCCCATATCTCTCTGGGGGATCCTGCAGCACCTGGTGCACTACACGCAGCCTGAGCTGCAGAAGCCGATCATAAG GATTCTGTGGATGGTGCCGATTTACAGTTTAGACAGT TGGATAGCTTTGAAATACCCCAACATTGCAATATATGTGGATACATGTCGAGAATGCTATGAAGCTTATGTCATCTATAATTTTAtggtttttctttcaaattaccTAACCAACCGGTATCCAAACCTTGTATTAATAATAGAAGCGAAAGATCAGCAGAGACATCTGCCTCCCCTGTGCTGTTGTCCATCGTGGGCTATGGGAGA AGTTTTATTATTTAGATGTAAACTGGGTGTTTTGCAGTACACTGTTGTCAGACCATTTACCACCATTATTGCTTT AATTTGTGAGCTAGTGGACGTGTACGACGAAGGAAACTTCAGCTTCAACAATGCTTGGACTTACTTGGTTATACTAAACAACATGTCACAGCTA TTTGCTATGTATTGTCTGGTGCTGTTTTATAAAGTACTACGTGAAGAACTgaaccccatccaacctgttGGCAAGTTTCTTTGTGTGAAGATGGTAGTTTTTGTATCTTTCTG GCAAGCTGTGCTTATTGCACTGCTGGTGAAAGTTGGTGTTATTTCTGAGAAACGCACCTGGGAGTGGCAAAGTGTGGAAGCTGTGGCTACAGGCCTACAG GATTTTATCATTTGTGTTGAGATGTTCCTGGCTGCTATTGCACATCACTACAGTTTCTCGTATAAACCTTACGttcaagaagctgaagaagGGTCATGCTTCGACTCTTTCCTTGCAATGTGGGATATTTCTGATATAAGGGCAGATATATCAGAGCAGGTTCGAAATGTCG GAAGGACGGTTCTGGGCCagccaagaaaaatattttttgctgagGATCACGAACAAAACGAGCATACAAGTTTACTGTCTTCATCTACTCAAGACCCTATTTCTGATGCTTCTTCAATGCCATCTTCACCCATGGGTCATTACCAGGGGTTTGGACACACTGTGACACCTCTCACAACACCGACGACAGTCCCTGCAGTTGATGGTATTTATAACAGTCCTGCTCTTCGAGACACTAAGGGGTCACCTGAACTAGAGCGCAACTTTTTAGAGAAAGCTTCGGATAGAAGTTAG